The DNA segment CATTAACAGCACCTACATACTATTATGTATCAGTACACCAGTTACCAAAGTATCTACGATTCCTACATGTTGTTGATGGGATGACACCTAAGACTGTACATGTACTATCACAGGTAAAGAAGTCTGGAAATCATGTTATGTTTCTACTTTCAAATGAAGATACAGACCGCTATTACACGAGCCAGAAGATGGTACTGAGAAAAGAGAGTGCCAACCTAAGCTTGCTTCCCCTTAAACCACGACTCCTTGAGATccagaaaggggaaaatggtTATGGCTTTTATCTACGGATGGAACAAAATAGTGGTGGTAAGAACCAAACTAGCACAGAGACTGTGACCTTCGCTATACAGTTTCTTAGTGTAGAATTTGCAAGCCTCATTCTCTTTTGCTTCATACTGCTCATCTAGAAGTCATGGACAGCCACAATGCAAGCTACAACAGTGAAACGGTCTCATCCTAAAGTGCAATTCGGACAATTAGCCCTTGCCATgcattttaatgtctttaaacAAGCATGCACCTTCAAAAcaaccttttttcccttttgatcTTAGATCATGTAATCAAGGATGTTGATTCTCAGAGCCCAGCAGCCAAAGCAGGACTCAAAGACAATGATATCTTAGTAGCTGTCAATGGCGAGCAAGTGGATGGTCTGGATCATGAAAGTCTAGTGGGAAAAATTAAGCAATCTGAGGCAAAAATCACACTGTTGGTCGTGGATAAGGAGACTGACACCATGTATAAACTGGTAAGAAAATGCAAACTACTGAACAGAACTGGTGATTTATCATAATGAAGAGACATATGCAGCAATTAAATAGTCTGCTCTGACATCTTCAGCTTGCAGGAAATGTCAGCCAGAAATTCATAGCAAAGAGTTCTTCATTACAGCTCAAGCCTGAGTCATCATAAaagtttcaaataaaacatgctGAGCATGAAAGCCTACTATAGATTTCACCACAAAAGTTTTTATGTTACCAAACTTTTATTTGTCGTTTTTTTTCAGGGCCAAATTTCCCCTTACTCATACTACAAAGCACAAGATCCAGTTCCAGCTAAAATCGAGGAAAGAGTGGAGTTGCACACTGAGCACAAAATGAACCACAAGCCAAGAATATGCAAGATGGTGAAAGGGCCTAGTGGATATGGCTTCAGTTTAAACATGATCAAGAACAAGCCTGAACTGTTCATCAGTGAGGTACTCATGTAGAATGAGGAACGAGGAAAAGCTCAAGTAGTCCGTCAGACAGCCCTCTCCCGTCTGTCCTGCAAATACATTcaagaaaagccacaaaagaCAAGTTTTTTCACCAGCACTATCAGACAAGAGCTGTATTTGTTGAAGTCAGACACTGCAGGGCCAAGATTAAAAATAAGCACCAGAAAACATTCCTCATTCTGTTAGACATCTAGAGGGAGGACGAATTCAGGTTTTgcataatttctgcttttattaatgAGGCTGGAGTGctaaaattaatatattacaTGGATTTTATAGACTGTAGAACATCCTAAAAATTTAAGAGACACCTTCCCCCAGCTATACCCCCCTTCTCTGTATTCCATAGCCGGCAAAAGTCATACCTCTACTCTCTCAAATTATGTCTATGCCTTTAGCTTTCTTGTCAGGAGGGCTTTCACTCATTACTAAGGAATCCATGAAATGTAGTAAAGTTAACTTTCACTGGACAGAGATCTGCAAATAATAGAAAACTGGTTTTCCACCTCCCTTCATGATTCTGCCACACCACATTTCTATAAGGAAAGCCTATCAAAACCAAGATGCATCTGAAACTCAAACCGATGTGTTCCGTGTTTATTGTGTCTATTGCCTCTTCCAATTCATTTCCGCCCCACAAAGCTCCCCTTCGCCAtgcttattttcctgtcttgtaAGGAAAGCAGTGACACAATAGTCTAGCTAAACATCAGCTGTTAATTCACCTTTCCAAGTTTTGTGCTAATATCACTGTTTGATCTTGCCTTTGCAGGTACAAAACCACGGGCCAGCTGACACAGCAGGTGTGAAAAACAATGACTTTTTGGTGGAAGTGAATGGGGTGAATGTGATGAATGAATCCTATGACAAAGTGGTGGCAAGAATCCAAGATAGTGGTGACAGACTAACACTACTGGTGTGCAGCAAAGATGCCTACCAATACTTCCACAGCCAAAACATTCCCATCACAGCCTCTATGGCAGATCCAGTCCATGACACTCCTGAACCTCCTGCTTATACAGAAAACCATCAGTCAGAGCCAGAGAAAAACTCACTTGAACCAAGGGAAAGGGTGAGTAGTACTGCATTAAGTAGATGCTGAGGGATCATCTAGGGGATAAAAACTTTTTTCAGCTCCTATGTATTCCTGAGCTAGGATTTTTAACTTAAGCC comes from the Cuculus canorus isolate bCucCan1 chromosome 1, bCucCan1.pri, whole genome shotgun sequence genome and includes:
- the PDZK1 gene encoding Na(+)/H(+) exchange regulatory cofactor NHE-RF3 — its product is MSSLLQPRECKVTKTPQKSYGFYLRVEKDTAGHVIRNVEKNSPAENAGLKDGDRVLRVNGVFVDKEEHAQVVELVKNSGNSVVFLVLDDASYQKAEKEGVSLEELGQKVSTGQPEEQQSPPPMVNGAITAVPQPRLCYLVKEEKGYGFSLKTTEGQKGLFIVELSSQGAAAKAGVQNNDRLIEINGKNVENDTHQEVVEKVKKSGNHVMFLLSNEDTDRYYTSQKMVLRKESANLSLLPLKPRLLEIQKGENGYGFYLRMEQNSGDHVIKDVDSQSPAAKAGLKDNDILVAVNGEQVDGLDHESLVGKIKQSEAKITLLVVDKETDTMYKLGQISPYSYYKAQDPVPAKIEERVELHTEHKMNHKPRICKMVKGPSGYGFSLNMIKNKPELFISEVQNHGPADTAGVKNNDFLVEVNGVNVMNESYDKVVARIQDSGDRLTLLVCSKDAYQYFHSQNIPITASMADPVHDTPEPPAYTENHQSEPEKNSLEPRERASSSCSSQSAASTRADSDDDTKL